In Elephas maximus indicus isolate mEleMax1 chromosome 7, mEleMax1 primary haplotype, whole genome shotgun sequence, the following proteins share a genomic window:
- the LOC126080345 gene encoding olfactory receptor 10AG1-like, whose amino-acid sequence MKCEVKKAEGNVSTVMQFVLLGFSDLSHLQGFLSGVFSIIYIIVIIRNSLIIILIRLDPALQTPMYFFLANFSLSEISYVTVTLPRMLVNLWTQDRSISVLECATQMCFFLMLGATECFLLAVMAYDRYVAICNPLHYPLVVNQKMCVQLAVGSWIIGIPVQIGQTATVFSVHFCNCNQINHFFCDISPITKLACGDTSAHEMSVYAVTMLFAAVPFMLILASYSKIISAVLKLPTASGQAKAFSTCSSQLLVVVLFFGSATITYLRPKSYHSAGMDKLLSLFYTILTPMFNPMIYSLRNKDVIATLRKLLLKKNNYGLMLWFITSLSSPHSKQQLL is encoded by the coding sequence ATGAAATGTGAAGTGAAAAAAGCTGAAGGTAATGTCTCTACAGTGATGCAATTTGTACTGTTGGGATTTTCTGATCTTTCACATCTCCAAGGGTTTCTATCTGGAGTGTTCTCCATCATTTACATAATTGTTATAATTAGAAATAGCCTCATAATAATACTAATCAGACTTGATCCTGCATTACAGAcacccatgtattttttcctggcaaATTTTTCCTTATCGGAAATTTCTTATGTAACTGTCACTCTCCCCCGGATGCTAGTGAATCTTTggactcaggacagaagcatttCTGTGCTGGAATGTGCCACCCAGATGTGCTTCTTTCTTATGCTGGGGGCCACTGAATGTTTCCTCCTGGCAGTGATggcttatgaccgctatgtggccatttgtaaccctctgcACTACCCTCTAGTCGTGAACCAAAAGATGTGTGTCCAGCTAGCAGTTGGCTCCTGGATCATTGGCATCCCAGTCCAGATAGGGCAAACAGCTACAGTTTTCTCTGTGCATTTTTGCAATTGTAACCAAAttaaccacttcttctgtgacatcTCCCCCATTACCAAGCTGGCCTGTGGGGACACTTCTGCTCATGAGATGTCTGTCTACGCCGTAACTATGTTGTTTGCTGCTGTCCCTTTTATGTTGATACTTGCCTCCTACAGCAAAATCATTTCTGCCGTTCTAAAGTTGCCAACAGCCTCAGGACAGGCTAAAGCCTTCTCCACATGTTCTTCCCAGCTGCTGGTTGTGGTTTTATTCTTTGGATCTGCTACTATCACCTACTTAAGACCCAAGTCCTATCATTCTGCAGGAATGGACAAACTGCTATCTCTTTTCTACACTATACTAACTCCGATGTTTAATCCCATGATATACagccttagaaataaggatgtcATTGCCACCCTGAGAAaattattgcttaaaaaaaa